ATCCCATGATCTCAGACCAGTAATAGGATTTTCCTGCTGGTAACTGGAAGTCATCGACATCACCATCAAGGTCATCATCATCGCCGCTGGCGTAGAACACCTGACCATGAACATCTGCAGCTCCCATGTTTGCATTTGCCCCGGCAGCCAGCAAGAATGCTGAAACATCGTTATCAAGATAATCTCCGCCGTTATAGATAGCTGTACCCCATGCCCCAAAGGCATCGGTTTTCATATCTACATCCATACCACCCCAGTAGAGATCTGTATCAAAACCTTCGATTTTTGAATAAACTAAATACGGATTCAAGGTCAGAGTATCGCTGACAGTGATAACCGGGAAAAAGGCATAATGATCTTGTTCTACGCCGCCGGTGAATGCATTCGGACGTTTATCTCCCCAGAATTCATACTCTTCAGTAACTTTTATCCATGCGAATGGCAGAGCCACGGTATCGGTAGGATTGAATATTGCCACAACACCGGAAAAATCATCCGCGAAGAGAAAACCACGTGCCAGTGTTGCTCCCTGAACACCAACCTTGAACTGGGAGGAACCAACTTTGAAATCGGCATAGGAGTTCTTAACTTCAAAACTAACACCATCTGCGCCTACATCTCCGAGTGTGTTTCCACCCCAGTGGGAATCAAACTCGAACTTATTAACGAACTGAAAGTTCTCGTTAAAAATTGCGGTATAATAGAGACGAGTACGTGAATCCGCAACTGAGCGGGTACCATCATCATTCATATCAATCATGGTATATCCACGAGCACGCCAGTATCCACCAAATTGGCTTTCCACAGCCGAAACTGAAGAAGCCATGGCGCCAACCATCATCAGGCCGGCAGCTGCAGCAATAATCTTTTTCATTTTTCTCTCCTTGATAACTTTTGTTCCCTTTCTTACGAGGGCCCATTACTCTCCAAAATTCTCATCGACACCGTATTGGCAATCAAAAATCTATTGCCAAATCAACAAGAAAAAACGTATTATCAGTGAAAGTAGCTTGCAGCGCCTTTTCTGTCAAGTTTTTTTTACCTCGGTTTAAATAATTATACTCTATTGTTTCGTCTCTTTTGAATTAACGGGTTTGTCAACTAATTTAAAATCATAGACAACCAGTTTTCCTTTCTGACTGGAGAAATCAAGAAAATCAGCAAAACCTTCATTGGGAATCTGCCCGACCACCAGGCGGACATTGCCGGCCTCTCCCGGTTGCTCCTGCTCCCCGGATGTTTCCCCTTCCCCGGTATAATGAATATATTCGATACCGGTAATATAGCCGTCCAACATGTCGGTGGACCAGAGTTCTTGCATTTCCATGCCATCCCAGCTCAAGCAGACAGCTTTGCCACTGGAAAAGCCGCGGGTATTTTTGAGCACCTTGAAGGTCGACAAGGTATTTTTTGCACTGATTATTTCATCCCTGCCGTCATTGTCAATATCAACTGCTACGAGCCTAACTGGCACATACTGCAGATCAGCAAAGCTTTCCCCATCGTTGGCAACCTCACCAATGACGCCGCTATTATCCTCCTGCCATCTGCTGCCCAGATAAATTTTACTGCCGCCGAAATCATCTTCACTTCTCCACAGGAGCCTGTTGTGTTGACTGTGTACAGCAAGTTCAAGAGTGGAGGTGATTGAAATAATTTCCTTCTCTCCATCACCATCTATATCACCATGGACAAAGTCGAAGAGATTAACCCCCCCCGGCACATTGATTTTTTTACCACGCCTGATCGAATCAGCGTCAGCTTCTATTTCTAAAATATAAAGACCGGGTTCGAGGAAATACGCCTGTGCCTGCGCTCTGCTTTGACCCGCCAGAACAATTCCATCCCCGGGCAGATTTACAGGACGTATTGCCCAGCGGATATCCTTCATATTTACCTGCACGCCCTCCCGGAGATTCCAGGAAAGTACCATCGATGATAAACGGTTGTTTTTCACAGCACTGAGGTATATTTCATCATTGCCGTCATTATCCAGATCGGCAGTGTTCACGGCATGCACGGCGAGGGCCGATTCAAAAGGATACTCTGCACGCTCTTCCAGCATGCCCCGGCTATAATTGAATATTTTCAAATTATTCGGTGAAACAACAATAATCTCTCTGTTACCGTTTCCATCGAGATCACCGGAAGCTAATGAAACTACACCATCGGCAAGGGATGAGCTACGGCGCAAAATATCACCCTGCGCAATTGTTATACCCACATCCTTCATGGACAATGCTGCTCCGGAGACAATATCTTCCTTTAGCCGTCTATCCGGATGTTCAGTCTGGAAAGCCTCTATTCCCTTTTTCTGTTGAAGGGGCAATGCAGAAGCGACCGGGAGAGGCCTAATCCCAAAAACTTCTTCGGTAATTTTTTTTGTGAGTGTTTCAACCGCGGCAAGTATCTGCTGCTCGTTCTCAGCCTCGGTCTTCAGATGAATTGGTGCCGTACCGTTTTCACGATAAAACGTCATCAGCAATGACAACCTGTCTCCCGATGCAGACAGCTGTCCGGCACCGATATATTCCGCATTAAGCTGACTGAAGACGGAAGCGCTCTCTTCAGGATAACCATCAATAAACACCTGCTGCTGCTCAATGCTGAGGCTGTTTTCAACCACGGAAATTCCTTTTCCGGCTTCCAGCCGCCCGGCGATCATAGCCCTTAGGCCATCCCTGAGGTTGCTATATTTCCCGGCTCCCTCAGCGTTAAAGGAAAAAAGCGCTACATTTTCAATATCTTTGCCATAACTCTGAACAGGTACACTGCAGAGAACTACAAGTATGTATAGGAATCGAATTATACATTTTCGCTGCATATTTTCTCCAAATAGTAATATGTTAGCATCCAAAATCAGGCCGAATTGGGTGACGGACACAAAAATGTACCGTGTCGTTTCGCTGGAAGATATAACATGGAAAGACAGGAAAACATTCCGATGAAATTTTTCGAGCAAGCCTGATCAGCCGGGGATGATTTCGGGGACAGACACTTTTAATTTTCTTTTTCCATACTGCAACGTCATCTATATCGTACTTTCCGGCCACTTGCAAAGCTTATGTGAAATGTTCCCGAACTCATTT
This Desulfopila inferna DNA region includes the following protein-coding sequences:
- a CDS encoding FG-GAP repeat domain-containing protein, coding for MQRKCIIRFLYILVVLCSVPVQSYGKDIENVALFSFNAEGAGKYSNLRDGLRAMIAGRLEAGKGISVVENSLSIEQQQVFIDGYPEESASVFSQLNAEYIGAGQLSASGDRLSLLMTFYRENGTAPIHLKTEAENEQQILAAVETLTKKITEEVFGIRPLPVASALPLQQKKGIEAFQTEHPDRRLKEDIVSGAALSMKDVGITIAQGDILRRSSSLADGVVSLASGDLDGNGNREIIVVSPNNLKIFNYSRGMLEERAEYPFESALAVHAVNTADLDNDGNDEIYLSAVKNNRLSSMVLSWNLREGVQVNMKDIRWAIRPVNLPGDGIVLAGQSRAQAQAYFLEPGLYILEIEADADSIRRGKKINVPGGVNLFDFVHGDIDGDGEKEIISITSTLELAVHSQHNRLLWRSEDDFGGSKIYLGSRWQEDNSGVIGEVANDGESFADLQYVPVRLVAVDIDNDGRDEIISAKNTLSTFKVLKNTRGFSSGKAVCLSWDGMEMQELWSTDMLDGYITGIEYIHYTGEGETSGEQEQPGEAGNVRLVVGQIPNEGFADFLDFSSQKGKLVVYDFKLVDKPVNSKETKQ